The proteins below come from a single Vicugna pacos chromosome 13, VicPac4, whole genome shotgun sequence genomic window:
- the KLHL17 gene encoding kelch-like protein 17 isoform X4, which yields MQPRSERPAGRTQSPEHGSPGPAPEAPPPPPPPQPPAPEAERARPRQPRPTAPMEGAMQLLSREGHTVSHNSKRHYHDAFVAMSRMRQRGLLCDIVLHVAAKEIRAHKVVLASCSPYFHAMFTNEMSESRQTHVTLHDIDPQALDQLVQFAYTAEIVVGEGNVQTLLPAASLLQLNGVRDACCKFLLSQLDPSNCLGIRGFADTHSCSDLLKAAHRYVLQHFVDVAKTEEFMLLPLKQVLELVSSDSLNVPSEEDVYRAVLSWVKHDVDARRQHVPRLMKCVRLPLLSRDFLLGHVDAESLVRHHPDCKDLLIEALKFHLLPEQRGVLGTSRTRPRRCEGAGPVLFAVGGGSLFAIHGDCEAYDTRTDRWHVVASMSTRRARVGVAAVGNRLYAVGGYDGTSDLATVESYDPVTNTWQPEVSMGTRRSCLGVASLHGLLYAAGGYDGASCLNSAERYDPLTGTWTSIAAMSTRRRYVRVAMLDGNLYAVGGYDSSSHLATVEKYEPQVNSWTPVASMLSRRSSAGVAVLEGALYVAGGNDGTSCLNSVERYSPKAGAWESVAPMNIRRSTHDLVAMDGWLYAVGGNDGSSSLNSIEKYNPRTNKWVAASCMFTRRSSVGVAVLELLNFPPPSSPTLSVSSTSL from the exons ATGCAGCCGCGCAGCGAGCGCCCAGCCGGCAGGACCCAGAGTCCGGAGCACGGCAGTCCGGGGCCCGCGCCTgaggcgccgccgccgccaccgccgccgcagccgccagC CCCCGAGGCAGAGCGTGCCCGTCCCCGGCAGCCCCGGCCCACAGCCCCCATGGAGGGTGCGATGCAGCTGCTGAGCCGCGAGGGCCACACTGTATCCCACAACTCCAAGCGGCACTACCACGATGCCTTCGTGGCCATGAGCCGCATGCGGCAGCGGGGCCTCCTGTGTGACATCGTCCTGCACGTGGCCGCCAAGGAGATCCGGGCACACAAGGTGGTGCTGGCCTCCTGCAGCCCTTACTTCCACGCCATGTTCACAA ATGAGATGAGTGAGAGCCGACAGACGCACGTGACACTGCATGACATCGACCCTCAGGCCTTGGACCAGCTGGTGCAGTTTGCTTACACGGCTGAGATCGTGGTGGGCGAAGGCAATGTGCAG ACTCTGCTTCCAGCCGCCAGCCTCCTGCAGCTGAATGGCGTCCGTGACGCCTGCTGCAAGTTCCTGCTGAGTCAGCTCGACCCTTCCAACTGTCTGGGCATCCGGGGCTTCGCCGACACACACTCATGCAGCGACCTGCTCAAGGCGGCGCACAGGTACGTGCTGCAGCACTTCGTGGACGTGGCCAAGACTGAGGAGTTCATGCTGTTGCCGCTGAAGCAG GTGCTGGAACTGGTCTCTAGCGACAGTCTGAACGTGCCTTCAGAGGAGGATGTCTACCGTGCCGTCCTGAGCTGGGTCAAGCACGATGTGGATGCCCGGAGGCAGCACGTCCCTCGG CTGATGAAGTGTGTACGCCTGCCCCTGCTGAGCCGGGACTTCCTGCTGGGCCACGTGGACGCCGAGAGCCTGGTGCGGCACCACCCGGACTGCAAGGACTTGCTCATCGAGGCTCTCAAGTTCCACCTGTTGCCCGAGCAGAGGGGCGTCCTGGGCACCAGCCGCACCCGGCCCCGGCGCTGTGAGGGTGCCGGCCCTGTGCTATTTGCCGTGG GTGGTGGGAGCCTATTCGCCATCCACGGGGACTGTGAAGCATACGACACGCGCACAGACCGGTGGCATGTGGTGGCCTCCATGTCGACACGCCGGGCCCGGGTGGGTGTGGCCGCAGTCGGGAACCGGCTGTATGCCGTGGGCGG TTACGATGGGACTTCAGACCTGGCCACCGTAGAGTCCTACGACCCTGTGACCAACACTTGGCAGCCTGAGGTGTCCATGGGCACGAGGCGCAGCTGCCTGGGTGTGGCTTCCCTGCACGGACTCCTATATGCAGCAGGTGGCTACGATGGGGCCTCTTGCCTCAACAG TGCCGAGCGCTACGACCCCCTGACGGGAACATGGACTTCCATTGCCGCCATGAGCACCCGGAGGCGATATGTGCGCGTGGCCATGCTTG ATGGGAACCTGTATGCAGTGGGCGGTTACGACAGCTCTTCACACCTGGCTACCGTGGAGAAATATGAGCCCCAG GTGAACTCATGGACACCGGTAGCCTCCATGCTGAGCCGGCGCAGCTCTGCCGGCGTGGCGGTGCTGGAGGGGGCCCTCTACGTGGCTGGCGGCAATGACGGCACCAGCTGCCTCAACTCTGTGGAGAGATACAGCCCCAAGGCGGGCGCCTGGGAGAGTGTGGCCCCCATGAACATCCGAAG gagcACGCACGACCTGGTGGCCATGGACGGCTGGCTTTACGCCGTGGGGGGCAACGACGGTAGTTCCAGCCTCAACTCCATCGAGAAGTACAACCCGAGGACCAATAAGTGGGTGGCCGCGTCCTGCATGTTCACGCGGCGCAGCAGCGTGGGCGTGGCGGTGCTCGAGCTACTCAACTTCCCGCCGCCCTCTTCACCCACGCTGTCTGTGTCGTCCACCAGCCTCTGA
- the KLHL17 gene encoding kelch-like protein 17 isoform X2, which yields MMGRGSQERSHLLSVWRSASEPPDSMDQFHFVHLLPEAERARPRQPRPTAPMEGAMQLLSREGHTVSHNSKRHYHDAFVAMSRMRQRGLLCDIVLHVAAKEIRAHKVVLASCSPYFHAMFTNEMSESRQTHVTLHDIDPQALDQLVQFAYTAEIVVGEGNVQTLLPAASLLQLNGVRDACCKFLLSQLDPSNCLGIRGFADTHSCSDLLKAAHRYVLQHFVDVAKTEEFMLLPLKQAPSGLHGPPRPSPDLRSEGPHPQVLELVSSDSLNVPSEEDVYRAVLSWVKHDVDARRQHVPRLMKCVRLPLLSRDFLLGHVDAESLVRHHPDCKDLLIEALKFHLLPEQRGVLGTSRTRPRRCEGAGPVLFAVGGGSLFAIHGDCEAYDTRTDRWHVVASMSTRRARVGVAAVGNRLYAVGGYDGTSDLATVESYDPVTNTWQPEVSMGTRRSCLGVASLHGLLYAAGGYDGASCLNSAERYDPLTGTWTSIAAMSTRRRYVRVAMLDGNLYAVGGYDSSSHLATVEKYEPQTSRPRVEVCTWMWREAGGESVSSPCPSPQVNSWTPVASMLSRRSSAGVAVLEGALYVAGGNDGTSCLNSVERYSPKAGAWESVAPMNIRRSTHDLVAMDGWLYAVGGNDGSSSLNSIEKYNPRTNKWVAASCMFTRRSSVGVAVLELLNFPPPSSPTLSVSSTSL from the exons ATGATGGGGCGGGGAAGTCAAGAGAGGTCACACCTGCTGTCGGTGTGGCGGTCCGCCTCAGAGCCACCGGACAGTATGGACCAGTTTCACTTCGTTCACTTGCT CCCCGAGGCAGAGCGTGCCCGTCCCCGGCAGCCCCGGCCCACAGCCCCCATGGAGGGTGCGATGCAGCTGCTGAGCCGCGAGGGCCACACTGTATCCCACAACTCCAAGCGGCACTACCACGATGCCTTCGTGGCCATGAGCCGCATGCGGCAGCGGGGCCTCCTGTGTGACATCGTCCTGCACGTGGCCGCCAAGGAGATCCGGGCACACAAGGTGGTGCTGGCCTCCTGCAGCCCTTACTTCCACGCCATGTTCACAA ATGAGATGAGTGAGAGCCGACAGACGCACGTGACACTGCATGACATCGACCCTCAGGCCTTGGACCAGCTGGTGCAGTTTGCTTACACGGCTGAGATCGTGGTGGGCGAAGGCAATGTGCAG ACTCTGCTTCCAGCCGCCAGCCTCCTGCAGCTGAATGGCGTCCGTGACGCCTGCTGCAAGTTCCTGCTGAGTCAGCTCGACCCTTCCAACTGTCTGGGCATCCGGGGCTTCGCCGACACACACTCATGCAGCGACCTGCTCAAGGCGGCGCACAGGTACGTGCTGCAGCACTTCGTGGACGTGGCCAAGACTGAGGAGTTCATGCTGTTGCCGCTGAAGCAG GCACCTTCAGGGCTCCATGGGCCCCCAAGACCCTCCCCAGATCTCAGGTCTGAGGGTCCCCACCCCCAGGTGCTGGAACTGGTCTCTAGCGACAGTCTGAACGTGCCTTCAGAGGAGGATGTCTACCGTGCCGTCCTGAGCTGGGTCAAGCACGATGTGGATGCCCGGAGGCAGCACGTCCCTCGG CTGATGAAGTGTGTACGCCTGCCCCTGCTGAGCCGGGACTTCCTGCTGGGCCACGTGGACGCCGAGAGCCTGGTGCGGCACCACCCGGACTGCAAGGACTTGCTCATCGAGGCTCTCAAGTTCCACCTGTTGCCCGAGCAGAGGGGCGTCCTGGGCACCAGCCGCACCCGGCCCCGGCGCTGTGAGGGTGCCGGCCCTGTGCTATTTGCCGTGG GTGGTGGGAGCCTATTCGCCATCCACGGGGACTGTGAAGCATACGACACGCGCACAGACCGGTGGCATGTGGTGGCCTCCATGTCGACACGCCGGGCCCGGGTGGGTGTGGCCGCAGTCGGGAACCGGCTGTATGCCGTGGGCGG TTACGATGGGACTTCAGACCTGGCCACCGTAGAGTCCTACGACCCTGTGACCAACACTTGGCAGCCTGAGGTGTCCATGGGCACGAGGCGCAGCTGCCTGGGTGTGGCTTCCCTGCACGGACTCCTATATGCAGCAGGTGGCTACGATGGGGCCTCTTGCCTCAACAG TGCCGAGCGCTACGACCCCCTGACGGGAACATGGACTTCCATTGCCGCCATGAGCACCCGGAGGCGATATGTGCGCGTGGCCATGCTTG ATGGGAACCTGTATGCAGTGGGCGGTTACGACAGCTCTTCACACCTGGCTACCGTGGAGAAATATGAGCCCCAG ACATCCCGCCCTAGAGTAGAGGTCTGCACGTGGATGTGGAGGGAGGCTGGTGGTGAGTCTGTCTCCAGCCCGTGTCCCTCCCCGCAGGTGAACTCATGGACACCGGTAGCCTCCATGCTGAGCCGGCGCAGCTCTGCCGGCGTGGCGGTGCTGGAGGGGGCCCTCTACGTGGCTGGCGGCAATGACGGCACCAGCTGCCTCAACTCTGTGGAGAGATACAGCCCCAAGGCGGGCGCCTGGGAGAGTGTGGCCCCCATGAACATCCGAAG gagcACGCACGACCTGGTGGCCATGGACGGCTGGCTTTACGCCGTGGGGGGCAACGACGGTAGTTCCAGCCTCAACTCCATCGAGAAGTACAACCCGAGGACCAATAAGTGGGTGGCCGCGTCCTGCATGTTCACGCGGCGCAGCAGCGTGGGCGTGGCGGTGCTCGAGCTACTCAACTTCCCGCCGCCCTCTTCACCCACGCTGTCTGTGTCGTCCACCAGCCTCTGA
- the KLHL17 gene encoding kelch-like protein 17 isoform X5, with product MEGAMQLLSREGHTVSHNSKRHYHDAFVAMSRMRQRGLLCDIVLHVAAKEIRAHKVVLASCSPYFHAMFTNEMSESRQTHVTLHDIDPQALDQLVQFAYTAEIVVGEGNVQTLLPAASLLQLNGVRDACCKFLLSQLDPSNCLGIRGFADTHSCSDLLKAAHRYVLQHFVDVAKTEEFMLLPLKQAPSGLHGPPRPSPDLRSEGPHPQVLELVSSDSLNVPSEEDVYRAVLSWVKHDVDARRQHVPRLMKCVRLPLLSRDFLLGHVDAESLVRHHPDCKDLLIEALKFHLLPEQRGVLGTSRTRPRRCEGAGPVLFAVGGGSLFAIHGDCEAYDTRTDRWHVVASMSTRRARVGVAAVGNRLYAVGGYDGTSDLATVESYDPVTNTWQPEVSMGTRRSCLGVASLHGLLYAAGGYDGASCLNSAERYDPLTGTWTSIAAMSTRRRYVRVAMLDGNLYAVGGYDSSSHLATVEKYEPQTSRPRVEVCTWMWREAGGESVSSPCPSPQVNSWTPVASMLSRRSSAGVAVLEGALYVAGGNDGTSCLNSVERYSPKAGAWESVAPMNIRRSTHDLVAMDGWLYAVGGNDGSSSLNSIEKYNPRTNKWVAASCMFTRRSSVGVAVLELLNFPPPSSPTLSVSSTSL from the exons ATGGAGGGTGCGATGCAGCTGCTGAGCCGCGAGGGCCACACTGTATCCCACAACTCCAAGCGGCACTACCACGATGCCTTCGTGGCCATGAGCCGCATGCGGCAGCGGGGCCTCCTGTGTGACATCGTCCTGCACGTGGCCGCCAAGGAGATCCGGGCACACAAGGTGGTGCTGGCCTCCTGCAGCCCTTACTTCCACGCCATGTTCACAA ATGAGATGAGTGAGAGCCGACAGACGCACGTGACACTGCATGACATCGACCCTCAGGCCTTGGACCAGCTGGTGCAGTTTGCTTACACGGCTGAGATCGTGGTGGGCGAAGGCAATGTGCAG ACTCTGCTTCCAGCCGCCAGCCTCCTGCAGCTGAATGGCGTCCGTGACGCCTGCTGCAAGTTCCTGCTGAGTCAGCTCGACCCTTCCAACTGTCTGGGCATCCGGGGCTTCGCCGACACACACTCATGCAGCGACCTGCTCAAGGCGGCGCACAGGTACGTGCTGCAGCACTTCGTGGACGTGGCCAAGACTGAGGAGTTCATGCTGTTGCCGCTGAAGCAG GCACCTTCAGGGCTCCATGGGCCCCCAAGACCCTCCCCAGATCTCAGGTCTGAGGGTCCCCACCCCCAGGTGCTGGAACTGGTCTCTAGCGACAGTCTGAACGTGCCTTCAGAGGAGGATGTCTACCGTGCCGTCCTGAGCTGGGTCAAGCACGATGTGGATGCCCGGAGGCAGCACGTCCCTCGG CTGATGAAGTGTGTACGCCTGCCCCTGCTGAGCCGGGACTTCCTGCTGGGCCACGTGGACGCCGAGAGCCTGGTGCGGCACCACCCGGACTGCAAGGACTTGCTCATCGAGGCTCTCAAGTTCCACCTGTTGCCCGAGCAGAGGGGCGTCCTGGGCACCAGCCGCACCCGGCCCCGGCGCTGTGAGGGTGCCGGCCCTGTGCTATTTGCCGTGG GTGGTGGGAGCCTATTCGCCATCCACGGGGACTGTGAAGCATACGACACGCGCACAGACCGGTGGCATGTGGTGGCCTCCATGTCGACACGCCGGGCCCGGGTGGGTGTGGCCGCAGTCGGGAACCGGCTGTATGCCGTGGGCGG TTACGATGGGACTTCAGACCTGGCCACCGTAGAGTCCTACGACCCTGTGACCAACACTTGGCAGCCTGAGGTGTCCATGGGCACGAGGCGCAGCTGCCTGGGTGTGGCTTCCCTGCACGGACTCCTATATGCAGCAGGTGGCTACGATGGGGCCTCTTGCCTCAACAG TGCCGAGCGCTACGACCCCCTGACGGGAACATGGACTTCCATTGCCGCCATGAGCACCCGGAGGCGATATGTGCGCGTGGCCATGCTTG ATGGGAACCTGTATGCAGTGGGCGGTTACGACAGCTCTTCACACCTGGCTACCGTGGAGAAATATGAGCCCCAG ACATCCCGCCCTAGAGTAGAGGTCTGCACGTGGATGTGGAGGGAGGCTGGTGGTGAGTCTGTCTCCAGCCCGTGTCCCTCCCCGCAGGTGAACTCATGGACACCGGTAGCCTCCATGCTGAGCCGGCGCAGCTCTGCCGGCGTGGCGGTGCTGGAGGGGGCCCTCTACGTGGCTGGCGGCAATGACGGCACCAGCTGCCTCAACTCTGTGGAGAGATACAGCCCCAAGGCGGGCGCCTGGGAGAGTGTGGCCCCCATGAACATCCGAAG gagcACGCACGACCTGGTGGCCATGGACGGCTGGCTTTACGCCGTGGGGGGCAACGACGGTAGTTCCAGCCTCAACTCCATCGAGAAGTACAACCCGAGGACCAATAAGTGGGTGGCCGCGTCCTGCATGTTCACGCGGCGCAGCAGCGTGGGCGTGGCGGTGCTCGAGCTACTCAACTTCCCGCCGCCCTCTTCACCCACGCTGTCTGTGTCGTCCACCAGCCTCTGA
- the KLHL17 gene encoding kelch-like protein 17 isoform X3 produces the protein MQPRSERPAGRTQSPEHGSPGPAPEAPPPPPPPQPPAPEAERARPRQPRPTAPMEGAMQLLSREGHTVSHNSKRHYHDAFVAMSRMRQRGLLCDIVLHVAAKEIRAHKVVLASCSPYFHAMFTNEMSESRQTHVTLHDIDPQALDQLVQFAYTAEIVVGEGNVQTLLPAASLLQLNGVRDACCKFLLSQLDPSNCLGIRGFADTHSCSDLLKAAHRYVLQHFVDVAKTEEFMLLPLKQVLELVSSDSLNVPSEEDVYRAVLSWVKHDVDARRQHVPRLMKCVRLPLLSRDFLLGHVDAESLVRHHPDCKDLLIEALKFHLLPEQRGVLGTSRTRPRRCEGAGPVLFAVGGGSLFAIHGDCEAYDTRTDRWHVVASMSTRRARVGVAAVGNRLYAVGGYDGTSDLATVESYDPVTNTWQPEVSMGTRRSCLGVASLHGLLYAAGGYDGASCLNSAERYDPLTGTWTSIAAMSTRRRYVRVAMLDGNLYAVGGYDSSSHLATVEKYEPQTSRPRVEVCTWMWREAGGESVSSPCPSPQVNSWTPVASMLSRRSSAGVAVLEGALYVAGGNDGTSCLNSVERYSPKAGAWESVAPMNIRRSTHDLVAMDGWLYAVGGNDGSSSLNSIEKYNPRTNKWVAASCMFTRRSSVGVAVLELLNFPPPSSPTLSVSSTSL, from the exons ATGCAGCCGCGCAGCGAGCGCCCAGCCGGCAGGACCCAGAGTCCGGAGCACGGCAGTCCGGGGCCCGCGCCTgaggcgccgccgccgccaccgccgccgcagccgccagC CCCCGAGGCAGAGCGTGCCCGTCCCCGGCAGCCCCGGCCCACAGCCCCCATGGAGGGTGCGATGCAGCTGCTGAGCCGCGAGGGCCACACTGTATCCCACAACTCCAAGCGGCACTACCACGATGCCTTCGTGGCCATGAGCCGCATGCGGCAGCGGGGCCTCCTGTGTGACATCGTCCTGCACGTGGCCGCCAAGGAGATCCGGGCACACAAGGTGGTGCTGGCCTCCTGCAGCCCTTACTTCCACGCCATGTTCACAA ATGAGATGAGTGAGAGCCGACAGACGCACGTGACACTGCATGACATCGACCCTCAGGCCTTGGACCAGCTGGTGCAGTTTGCTTACACGGCTGAGATCGTGGTGGGCGAAGGCAATGTGCAG ACTCTGCTTCCAGCCGCCAGCCTCCTGCAGCTGAATGGCGTCCGTGACGCCTGCTGCAAGTTCCTGCTGAGTCAGCTCGACCCTTCCAACTGTCTGGGCATCCGGGGCTTCGCCGACACACACTCATGCAGCGACCTGCTCAAGGCGGCGCACAGGTACGTGCTGCAGCACTTCGTGGACGTGGCCAAGACTGAGGAGTTCATGCTGTTGCCGCTGAAGCAG GTGCTGGAACTGGTCTCTAGCGACAGTCTGAACGTGCCTTCAGAGGAGGATGTCTACCGTGCCGTCCTGAGCTGGGTCAAGCACGATGTGGATGCCCGGAGGCAGCACGTCCCTCGG CTGATGAAGTGTGTACGCCTGCCCCTGCTGAGCCGGGACTTCCTGCTGGGCCACGTGGACGCCGAGAGCCTGGTGCGGCACCACCCGGACTGCAAGGACTTGCTCATCGAGGCTCTCAAGTTCCACCTGTTGCCCGAGCAGAGGGGCGTCCTGGGCACCAGCCGCACCCGGCCCCGGCGCTGTGAGGGTGCCGGCCCTGTGCTATTTGCCGTGG GTGGTGGGAGCCTATTCGCCATCCACGGGGACTGTGAAGCATACGACACGCGCACAGACCGGTGGCATGTGGTGGCCTCCATGTCGACACGCCGGGCCCGGGTGGGTGTGGCCGCAGTCGGGAACCGGCTGTATGCCGTGGGCGG TTACGATGGGACTTCAGACCTGGCCACCGTAGAGTCCTACGACCCTGTGACCAACACTTGGCAGCCTGAGGTGTCCATGGGCACGAGGCGCAGCTGCCTGGGTGTGGCTTCCCTGCACGGACTCCTATATGCAGCAGGTGGCTACGATGGGGCCTCTTGCCTCAACAG TGCCGAGCGCTACGACCCCCTGACGGGAACATGGACTTCCATTGCCGCCATGAGCACCCGGAGGCGATATGTGCGCGTGGCCATGCTTG ATGGGAACCTGTATGCAGTGGGCGGTTACGACAGCTCTTCACACCTGGCTACCGTGGAGAAATATGAGCCCCAG ACATCCCGCCCTAGAGTAGAGGTCTGCACGTGGATGTGGAGGGAGGCTGGTGGTGAGTCTGTCTCCAGCCCGTGTCCCTCCCCGCAGGTGAACTCATGGACACCGGTAGCCTCCATGCTGAGCCGGCGCAGCTCTGCCGGCGTGGCGGTGCTGGAGGGGGCCCTCTACGTGGCTGGCGGCAATGACGGCACCAGCTGCCTCAACTCTGTGGAGAGATACAGCCCCAAGGCGGGCGCCTGGGAGAGTGTGGCCCCCATGAACATCCGAAG gagcACGCACGACCTGGTGGCCATGGACGGCTGGCTTTACGCCGTGGGGGGCAACGACGGTAGTTCCAGCCTCAACTCCATCGAGAAGTACAACCCGAGGACCAATAAGTGGGTGGCCGCGTCCTGCATGTTCACGCGGCGCAGCAGCGTGGGCGTGGCGGTGCTCGAGCTACTCAACTTCCCGCCGCCCTCTTCACCCACGCTGTCTGTGTCGTCCACCAGCCTCTGA
- the KLHL17 gene encoding kelch-like protein 17 isoform X1 — protein MQPRSERPAGRTQSPEHGSPGPAPEAPPPPPPPQPPAPEAERARPRQPRPTAPMEGAMQLLSREGHTVSHNSKRHYHDAFVAMSRMRQRGLLCDIVLHVAAKEIRAHKVVLASCSPYFHAMFTNEMSESRQTHVTLHDIDPQALDQLVQFAYTAEIVVGEGNVQTLLPAASLLQLNGVRDACCKFLLSQLDPSNCLGIRGFADTHSCSDLLKAAHRYVLQHFVDVAKTEEFMLLPLKQAPSGLHGPPRPSPDLRSEGPHPQVLELVSSDSLNVPSEEDVYRAVLSWVKHDVDARRQHVPRLMKCVRLPLLSRDFLLGHVDAESLVRHHPDCKDLLIEALKFHLLPEQRGVLGTSRTRPRRCEGAGPVLFAVGGGSLFAIHGDCEAYDTRTDRWHVVASMSTRRARVGVAAVGNRLYAVGGYDGTSDLATVESYDPVTNTWQPEVSMGTRRSCLGVASLHGLLYAAGGYDGASCLNSAERYDPLTGTWTSIAAMSTRRRYVRVAMLDGNLYAVGGYDSSSHLATVEKYEPQTSRPRVEVCTWMWREAGGESVSSPCPSPQVNSWTPVASMLSRRSSAGVAVLEGALYVAGGNDGTSCLNSVERYSPKAGAWESVAPMNIRRSTHDLVAMDGWLYAVGGNDGSSSLNSIEKYNPRTNKWVAASCMFTRRSSVGVAVLELLNFPPPSSPTLSVSSTSL, from the exons ATGCAGCCGCGCAGCGAGCGCCCAGCCGGCAGGACCCAGAGTCCGGAGCACGGCAGTCCGGGGCCCGCGCCTgaggcgccgccgccgccaccgccgccgcagccgccagC CCCCGAGGCAGAGCGTGCCCGTCCCCGGCAGCCCCGGCCCACAGCCCCCATGGAGGGTGCGATGCAGCTGCTGAGCCGCGAGGGCCACACTGTATCCCACAACTCCAAGCGGCACTACCACGATGCCTTCGTGGCCATGAGCCGCATGCGGCAGCGGGGCCTCCTGTGTGACATCGTCCTGCACGTGGCCGCCAAGGAGATCCGGGCACACAAGGTGGTGCTGGCCTCCTGCAGCCCTTACTTCCACGCCATGTTCACAA ATGAGATGAGTGAGAGCCGACAGACGCACGTGACACTGCATGACATCGACCCTCAGGCCTTGGACCAGCTGGTGCAGTTTGCTTACACGGCTGAGATCGTGGTGGGCGAAGGCAATGTGCAG ACTCTGCTTCCAGCCGCCAGCCTCCTGCAGCTGAATGGCGTCCGTGACGCCTGCTGCAAGTTCCTGCTGAGTCAGCTCGACCCTTCCAACTGTCTGGGCATCCGGGGCTTCGCCGACACACACTCATGCAGCGACCTGCTCAAGGCGGCGCACAGGTACGTGCTGCAGCACTTCGTGGACGTGGCCAAGACTGAGGAGTTCATGCTGTTGCCGCTGAAGCAG GCACCTTCAGGGCTCCATGGGCCCCCAAGACCCTCCCCAGATCTCAGGTCTGAGGGTCCCCACCCCCAGGTGCTGGAACTGGTCTCTAGCGACAGTCTGAACGTGCCTTCAGAGGAGGATGTCTACCGTGCCGTCCTGAGCTGGGTCAAGCACGATGTGGATGCCCGGAGGCAGCACGTCCCTCGG CTGATGAAGTGTGTACGCCTGCCCCTGCTGAGCCGGGACTTCCTGCTGGGCCACGTGGACGCCGAGAGCCTGGTGCGGCACCACCCGGACTGCAAGGACTTGCTCATCGAGGCTCTCAAGTTCCACCTGTTGCCCGAGCAGAGGGGCGTCCTGGGCACCAGCCGCACCCGGCCCCGGCGCTGTGAGGGTGCCGGCCCTGTGCTATTTGCCGTGG GTGGTGGGAGCCTATTCGCCATCCACGGGGACTGTGAAGCATACGACACGCGCACAGACCGGTGGCATGTGGTGGCCTCCATGTCGACACGCCGGGCCCGGGTGGGTGTGGCCGCAGTCGGGAACCGGCTGTATGCCGTGGGCGG TTACGATGGGACTTCAGACCTGGCCACCGTAGAGTCCTACGACCCTGTGACCAACACTTGGCAGCCTGAGGTGTCCATGGGCACGAGGCGCAGCTGCCTGGGTGTGGCTTCCCTGCACGGACTCCTATATGCAGCAGGTGGCTACGATGGGGCCTCTTGCCTCAACAG TGCCGAGCGCTACGACCCCCTGACGGGAACATGGACTTCCATTGCCGCCATGAGCACCCGGAGGCGATATGTGCGCGTGGCCATGCTTG ATGGGAACCTGTATGCAGTGGGCGGTTACGACAGCTCTTCACACCTGGCTACCGTGGAGAAATATGAGCCCCAG ACATCCCGCCCTAGAGTAGAGGTCTGCACGTGGATGTGGAGGGAGGCTGGTGGTGAGTCTGTCTCCAGCCCGTGTCCCTCCCCGCAGGTGAACTCATGGACACCGGTAGCCTCCATGCTGAGCCGGCGCAGCTCTGCCGGCGTGGCGGTGCTGGAGGGGGCCCTCTACGTGGCTGGCGGCAATGACGGCACCAGCTGCCTCAACTCTGTGGAGAGATACAGCCCCAAGGCGGGCGCCTGGGAGAGTGTGGCCCCCATGAACATCCGAAG gagcACGCACGACCTGGTGGCCATGGACGGCTGGCTTTACGCCGTGGGGGGCAACGACGGTAGTTCCAGCCTCAACTCCATCGAGAAGTACAACCCGAGGACCAATAAGTGGGTGGCCGCGTCCTGCATGTTCACGCGGCGCAGCAGCGTGGGCGTGGCGGTGCTCGAGCTACTCAACTTCCCGCCGCCCTCTTCACCCACGCTGTCTGTGTCGTCCACCAGCCTCTGA